The Oryzias latipes chromosome 1, ASM223467v1 genome contains a region encoding:
- the snrpb2 gene encoding U2 small nuclear ribonucleoprotein B'', whose amino-acid sequence MDIRPNYTIYINNINDKVKKEELKRSLYALFSQFGQILSVVALKTMRMRGQAFVVFKELAAATNALRQLQGFPFYNKPMRIQYAKTDSEVIAKMKGTFGDKEKKKEKKKKAQELAANAAKKPAAAAVPGLTLALQVPDNPPNHILFLNNLPEETNEMMLSMLFNQFPGFKEVRLVPGKHDIAFVEFESDTQAGVAKDALQGFRITATCAMKITFAKK is encoded by the exons ATGGACATCCGACCAAACTACACCATCTACATCAACAACATCAACGACAAAGTCAAGAAAGAAG agctGAAGCGCTCGCTCTACGCGCTCTTCTCTCAGTTCGGCCAGATCCTCAGCGTGGTGGCGCTGAAGACCATGAGGATGAGGGGGCAGGCCTTCGTGGTCTTCAAAGAGCTGGCCGCCGCCACCAACGCGCTGCGGCAGCTGCAGGGCTTCCCGTTCTACAACAAGCCCATG AGGATACAGTACGCCAAGACCGACTCCGAGGTCATCGCCAAGATGAAGGGCACCTTCGGAgacaaggagaagaagaaggagaagaagaagaaggcccAGGAGCTGGCAGCCAACGCCGCCAAGAAGCCCGCG GCTGCTGCGGTTCCTGGTCTCACGCTCGCTCTCCAG GTTCCGGATAACCCCCCCAACCACATCCTGTTCCTGAACAACCTCCCCGAGGAGACCAACGAGATGATGCTGTCCATGCTCTTCAACCA GTTCCCGGGCTTTAAGGAGGTGCGGCTCGTCCCCGGAAAACACGACATCGCCTTCGTGGAGTTTGAGAGCGACACGCAGGCGGGCGTGGCCAAAGACGCCCTGCAAGGTTTCCGGATCACGGCCACCTGCGCCATGAAGATCACCTTCGCCAAGAAGTAG